The proteins below come from a single Panulirus ornatus isolate Po-2019 chromosome 22, ASM3632096v1, whole genome shotgun sequence genomic window:
- the LOC139756543 gene encoding LOW QUALITY PROTEIN: uncharacterized protein (The sequence of the model RefSeq protein was modified relative to this genomic sequence to represent the inferred CDS: deleted 1 base in 1 codon) yields the protein MMRSRKKEGNLKPSRKLDKRSSRGVMFENEELRMRTIEINAEVDRGQSDLRKLKKENETLKQQVWTLRDEYDKLENFVKNMEGDSDGDGDEDDEDEEDELEQRFCRRKINEEEGEDEDDEEANVETDNLENLQKVYSGKMRSVEYTMRQAATVDSGMAGGCSQAQCTGGPGGAACPGPVDGLTQPGSVRVCVPGDTPAYVEVGEGGSSPPGEPLQPITSDTYLSQTDHFNLDQLLDFASSFHYDRRKHLAEDPLAMALPSEEDRTSSPTRDKVVSDPGYSTIRRRSATVIEKLKSGTNTGALVKEVQQLSLCKDDAATTTTSAPVTEAPEVTHTTTVNYTRSSYFFSGPLDGNRSQSLGAGLNSTANATRTPSSPAGPLYASSSASNIGTSSSLEAGLPLVSVYNPRASLVRLNSIEPNTVMVSVAEMPQLWDITTQEIIDELEQQAEGTLIAIRGVRVVGRAAYISLGRRDALQQLLSSGLTVRGGKVPLIDITRESIVVALTGVPHYIADATLVILLSAFGTIIGELERRFYKGVDTGERFVRMKLKKHVKLPKYVTVGGCRIVLTVHGRDAPAQLHVPEWGTKLPPAPAPPPTPHSTHVPQAPDAPQTDLTTPVSPDSGQCSEPSSSDKSCERVEGRDGIPRTETSIQSDARVTSKSSKTFSSRCIVNLKLPERPAATSGLPRVRENNPRDPVGPGQGGGGLAVGTGAPSTPLAAGHVLRAGSLFRGTRGADNPTTTGSTGGGSPVTGRRLSRPPESPRPRPNSVVFDEQPREGPAPPRGLLTPQYPQHHPHVATTSTGPMPLANGILRKASGSEQEALLPTSHSCAASIRNRLKIGRSMSYDAGKQKLAAEKEKKKLSKMESISENTINDDVSDITPLGAGARRDSEKSSVSANSKSSSNTNKKKEPAIDLPWCGCWGNGCF from the exons ATGATGCGATCCAGGAAAAAGGAAGGCAACCTGAAGCCTTCCCGCAAGCTAGATAAGCGGTCTAGCCGCGGTGTTATGTTTGAGAACGAGGAGCTGCGCATGCGCACTATCGAAATCAACGCCGAGGTGGATCGCGGCCAGTCAGACCTGCGGAAGCTCAAGAAAGAGAACGAGACTCTCAAGCAGCAAGTGTGGACGCTCCGTGACGAGTACGACAAACTTGAAAACTTTGTTAAAAATATGGAGGGCGATAGTGACGGCGACGGTGACGAGGacgatgaagatgaggaagatgagttAGAGCAGAGGTTCTGTCGACGCAAGATTaacgaagaggagggggaggatgaagacGATGAGGAAGCTAATGTAGAAACAGATAATTTGGAAAATTTACAAAAAGTTTATAGTGGTAAGATGCGGAGTGTCGAGTATACAATGCGTCAGGCGGCCACTGTGGACAGTGGGATGGCGGGGGGCTGCAGCCAGGCCCAGTGTACGGGAGGTCCCGGCGGGGCCGCGTGTCCCGGCCCAGTAGACGGCCTGACCCAGCCGGGAtcggtgcgggtgtgtgtgcctGGCGACACACCTGCATatgtggaggttggggaggggggctcGTCACCCCCAGGGGAGCCCCTTCAGCCCATAACCTCCGATACCTACTTATCTCAAACTGACCATTTCAATCTCGATCAACTTCTTGACTTTGCATCATCATTTCACTACGACCGACGGAAGCACCTGGCAGAAGACCCTCTGGCGATGGCGCTTCCATCCGAGGAGGATCGGACGTCTTCGCCTACTAGGGACAAGGTCGTATCTGACCCTGGCTACTCCACCATCAGGCGCCGCTCTGCTACCGTCATCGAAAAGTTGAAAAGTGGCACCAACACTGGGGCCTTGGTGAAGGAGGTGCAGCAATTGTCACTGTGTAAAGACGAtgcagcgaccaccaccacctccgctccCGTGACTGAAGCCCCCGAGGTGACCCACACGACTACAGTCAACTACACGCGCTCTTCCTACTTCTTCTCTGGCCCGCTGGACGGTAACCGCAGCCAGTCTCTCGGTGCTGGCCTCAATTCTACCGCCAATGCCACCCGAACACCCAGTAGCCCCGCTGGTCCTCTCTACGCCTCCAGCAGTGCCTCTAATATTGGCACCTCCTCATCGCTCGAGGCGGGGCTGCCTCTCGTCTCCGTATACAACCCACGGGCCTCACTGGTGCGTCTCAACAGCATAGAGCCCAATACTGTTATGGTGTCTGTGGCC GAAATGCCTCAGCTGTGGGATATTACAACGCAAGAAATAATAGACGAACTTGAGCAACAGGCAGAAGGAACTCTGATTGCCATCCGTGGCGTGCGTGTGGTGGGTCGTGCGGCGTACATCAGCTTGGGTCGTCGGGATGCCCTGCAACAGCTGCTAAGCAGCGGCCTTACTGTGCGTGGGGGCAAGGTGCCACTCATCGACATTACACGAGAGTCCATCGTCGTGGCCCTAACCGGTGTCCCTCACTACATAGCCGACGCTACCCTGGTCATCCTTCTCTCGGCATTTGGTACAATTATTGGTGAGCTCGAGCGCCGATTTTATAAAGGTGTGGATACTGGTGAGCGGTTCGTGCGGATGAAGCTGAAGAAGCATGTGAAGCTGCCCAAGTACGTAACTGTGGGAGGGTGTCGCATAGTGCTAACGGTGCACGGTCGCGACGCCCCAGCACAGCTGCACGTACCTGAGTGGGGCACCAAGCTCCCTCCAGCGCCCGCGCCGCCTCCCACGCCCCACAGTACCCACGTCCCACAGGCACCTGACGCCCCACAAACGGATCTTACCACCCCAGTGTCTCCGGATTCAGGACAGTGTTCTGAACCATCCTCCAGTGATAAGTCTTGTGAGCGTGTTGAGGGACGGGATGGGATACCTCGAACGGAGACCAGTATACAGAGTGATGCTCGCGTGACCTCTAAGTCTTCAAAAACATTTTCCAGCAGATGTATCGTAAATCTAAAGCTGCCGGAGAGACCAGCTGCCACGAGTGGTTTGCCACGGGTGCGTGAAAACAACCCCCGAGATCCCGTAGGGCCAGGCCAAGGTGGGGGTGGCCTGGCCGTGGGCACAGGAGCCCCCTCCACGCCCCTGGCAGCTGGACATGTACTGCGGGCCGGTTCATTGTTCCGGGGCACTCGAGGTGCTGACAACCCCACTACCACAGGGAGTACAGGGGGCGGCTCTCCAGTCACTGGCCGGAGGCTCTCTCGCCCCCCGGAGTCTCCGCGGCCACGCCCCAACTCCGTGGTGTTCGACGAGCAACCAAGGGAAGGTCCAGCGCCGCCCCGCGGACTTCTAACCCCACAATACCCACAGCACCACCCACACGTGGCCACCACGTCCACGGGCCCCATGCCTTTAGCTAACGGCATCTTGCGGAAGGCTTCGGGGTCGGAGCAAGAGGCTTTGCTGCCCACCAGCCACAGCTGTGCCGCCTCCATTAGAAACAGACTCAAAATCGGCCGTAGTATGTCGTACGATGCTGGCAAACAGAAACTTGCTgctgagaaagaaaagaaaaaactaagtAAGATGGAGAGCATTAGTGAGAATACAATTAATGACGACGTTAGTGACATCACGCCCCTGGGCGCCGGTGCTCGTAGAGACTCTGAGAAGAGCTCCGTTAGTGCCAACagcaaaagcagcagcaacaccaacaaaaAGAAGGAACCAGCAATAGACCTACCCTGGTGTGGTTGCTGGGGCAACGGTTGTTTCTAG